DNA from Pirellulales bacterium:
GCGGACGCGATAGCGTTCGTTGTAGACCGGCATCAGCACGCAGACGAGTTGCTGTGCCGACGAAGCGGCCTGCGTCTGGCTGGCCTGGTTTTGGGGAGTGTGGCTGGGCCGGAGCATAGGGTGCCGCTTGTCTGCGGAAAGCCGCATGGTGGACTCTCCCCAGTATACGCCGCGGGGGGAGTGGTCCGGTCTGTCAGGCCGCTCAAAACCGTTCCGTGTTCGATCGGCGATCGTGGTACGTACGCGTTCTTTAGACCATCGGTGGGCACGTGATGCCGCGTGCCCAGGCAGCGAGACGCTGGCCTACATCGGATGGGCGAGCGAAGGTCCGTAGGCGCCGTCGTATTCGTATTCGTCGGCGAACTCGGCGTCGGCCTGTTCCTGGCGATCGATAATCGCCAGCCGTCCGGCCGCGACCAGGAAGAAGGCAAAGGTCAGCGTCTGGATATTGCTGGGCGAACCGAGCGACTCGGTCATTCCGGTCGCGCAGATCCCCAGGATCTGCCCCATGATGAGGCGGGCCATCGATTTTATCTCGACGTCGGCGCGCGAAATCGTCAGCCGGAAGGCGCCTAGCACGGCCACGCCGATCGTCGCCAGCAACCACAGCAGACCACCGAAGCCCGTGTTGTGCCACGTGACGATATACCAGTTGTGCGGACGTTGCTTGTGCGACAGGTGCGCCCCCTGGGCCAGCCAGCGATCCGAGCCGAAGCCGCGTCCGATCATGGGATCGCGCATCAATTCGTTGATCGAGTACATCCACAAGTCGTAGCGACCGGTGGTCGTCGTATCGGTCATGCGATCGGCGATGAATTCGCTTTGTTTCTTGTTCATGGCGCCCCACAACTGCGTCATGAGCAGCCAGGTGCCCAGCGCCACGACCAGCACGACCGCCAGCGCGCGGATATTCGCGCTGAACAGCAGTGGAATGCAGGCAATCACGCCGCCATAGATCGCCGTGCGCTGCGTGCTGAGGAGGAGCAATGCCATGACGAAGACGAACATCCCGATGCTCAAGAGACGCCAGTAGACGCGCCCCGATTGCATCGCCTGCCAAAGCAGGCAGGGGAGCAAGAGCGAGCCCGTGGTCGAAAACCCGGCGGACGACCCCGCGAAGCCCTGGAATCGCCCGAAGCCGAACTGCATGCGACCGGCCAGAAAATCGGGCAGGAAGACGAGCGCCGTACCGGTCCAAACCAGCGTGGGAATCAGATAGAGCCAGAAGAAGCGGCGCATGCCCACGCGATCGGCCATGAGATTCGCCGACGTGACCGCCACGAGCGTCGTGGCCAGAAACAGCACCCCCGATTGAATCGCCCAACTCAGCGACTCGGAGAAGATGCTCCAGACGAGCCCCATCACGACGAAGCCGATCAGCATCACGATGGGGATGCCCGGATGTTGGCGCACAAAAACGACGTTGGCCGCCAGGATCCCGATCACGATCCAGCGAACCACCGTGAGAGCTGAGTCGAGCGTTTCGCTCTGCACGCCGGACATCGCGGCCGAGACGAGCAAGGCCGCGAAGAGGGCCTCGTACTTGCGCATGAAGCCCAGCACGACCAGGAGCACGACGATGCCGATGCCGAGCATCAGCAACAAGGGATCGGTCGTCTCGATGATCGTCGTGAATCGCCCAAAGGCGTCACGTCCGGAATCGTCTTCAATCATGTCGCTGTCAACCTGCGCCTGAACGCTGGCCGTCGGCCGAGAAGGGAGGCTCCACCGGGGAGCTCCCACGAGCGGGAGGGCGAATCAGAAACGTACGTCGTGGATCCCCCGTTACCCAAGGTACACGGGGGCTCGCGGGCTGCCAACAAGGCCGTGCGACACGTTGGCCTAGGGTAGCAGAAACACGTGGCATCCCCATCGGCGGCAGGCAACGTGGCGACGGGCTAGTTACCGGCCGAAGCAGCCTCGATCTGCTTGAGCGCCTCGGCGGCGGCCCCGCGCACGGCGGGGTTTTCGTCGTCCAGCAACTGCTTGAGCGCCGGCACGGCGGGACGCGCGTGGACGCCCAATTCGCCCAGGGTGGTGGCCACGGCCGCCCGGGCCAGCTCGGGCAGGTCTTCGAGCGAGCCAGACAGGACGGGCACCAATTGCTTGGCTAGTTCCGCATTGCCCGGCTCGATATGAACCAGGGCCCAGGCCGCCGCGACCGGCAGCATGGCGTCGTCGCTCTTGAGCAGCCCGGTTAGGGCAGGGACTGCCGCCTTGGCAGGCGAGCCGATTCGTCCCAGGGCGTGACAGGCCCCGTAACGAACCGCCATCTGCTCATCTCCCAACAGGCCGATCAGCGCCTCGACGGCGCCGGTAGCTCCAGGGCCGATCGCGCCAATGGCGAGGGCCACCTCGCGACGCATCTGGGGATCGTCGGTCGTGGGGATCTGCACCAGGGCCACGACGGCGTCCTTGGCCTCCGGACCGATCGCCGCCAGCGTGGCGACCGCGGGGCCGCGACGCTGCGCATCGTTCAAGGCTTCGGTCAAAACCGGCACGGCGGCGGCGCCGAATTGGGCCAGCGTGCCGATGGCATTCGCCACGACCGTCTTGTCGGCATCTGCCAACGCGGCGGCCAGCGGAGCAATCGCTGCCGCCGGCGGATTGGCCAATTCGCCCAGCAGCTTCGCGCCGCCAGCCTTCACGCGTGGGTCGTCGGACGAGAGGGCCGCGATGGCCAGCTTGGCCGCGTGCTCATTCACTGCTTTGTCTTGGGGAGCGATCTGCGTGGTGGCCCAGGCCGCGACCAGGTTCAAGAACTGGTCCGTGCTCGTCGTGTGCTTTTTCAAGGCGGGCAAGGCCGATTCCGCGCCAATGCGACCCAGGGCGAAGGCGGCGCTGGTACGCACCGCGGGTTCGCTGGCGTCGAGCGCCTGGATGATCGCTGGCACGGCCGTACGGGCGTCGGGACCGATCGAGCCCAGCGCGGCCAACGCTTGCATGCGGACTTCCGGTTCCGGGGCCGACAACGTCTCGATCAACTGGGGGACGACACTCTTCGCGGCCGGTCCCAGGTCGGTCACGATGACGCATGCCCAGTAGCGTGCCTTGGGGTTCTTGAACGCCTCGATCAGGAAGGGGCCATCCGGATCGACCTGCTCGGTGATCGACGCCAGCGCCTGCGTGACGATCGTCGGATCGGAATCTTCGAGCAGCTCGACCATCAAGGGGACCAGCACCTTGGGATCGGGCTTCAGAAGACGCATGGCCTCGATCGCCTCGCGCCGCACGGTGGCGTCAGGATCGGCCACGGCGTGGACGAGCGCGGATTCGATCGTGGGATTCTTCTCGCCGATGTGCTCCAACGCGTTAGCCGCATGCGCGCGCACCATGGGATCTTGATCTTTTGTCAGCAGGGCGGCCAGCGGAATCGCAGCCTCTTTGGCTGCCGGACCGATCGCGCCCAAGGCACGTGCCGCGCGCCAACGCAGCTCCGCATCCTCGCTGCCGAGCGCCTTGATCAGGGCGGGAACCGCCCCCTTCGCCCTGGGTCCCGCATTGGCGAGCGCCTTGGCGGCGTCGTGTTGCTCGGCCGGCGTGCCGGTCGAAAGCTTCTTGATCAGCACATCCGTCGAGTCGGCGGCCGACGCCGTGACCGCCAAACACCCGACCAATACCAACCAGATCGCACCTGCGCGCATGGGGATCGCCTCTCCGAAAACTCCGGTCCGAATCGTTCACATGGCAGCCGCTAGGCAGAGTCCCGGCGGGGGCCCATCACGTAAATATAGTGTGCCGAATGGTGTCCAAGCACCGTTTTTTGGCATATAGTTTTCCGTAAGCGAAACGGCGCCCGCGAGCCGGGCACGGTTGTGCCGGCTCCCCTGGAAGGTGCTACGGGCCAGGAGGGGTCGCGGTTTCGCCCCGCCCGAGGAACAAGCGATGAAGCGAGTCGTACCTGCGGTGATCGTCCTGCTGTTGGCCACGGCCAGTCAGGCCGATGCGCAATGGGGGCCCTACTACGGCGGCTGGCATGCCTCGACGGCGGCCGAGGGTTACCAGCGCGGCATGGCCGACCTGGTGCGGTCGCAAGGCATGGCTAATCTCTTCGACTCGATGGCCGTGCAAAACCTCGAGGCCGCTCGCTCGCAAGAACTCGACAATCGCCTGAAGGCGACGCAGACCTACTTCGAGATGCGACAGATGAACCATTCGTATCTCGCGGCGGAACGGGCTGCCCGCAACACCCGTTCGCCGGGTGCCGAGCCCTTCCGCAATACGCCCAAGGTGCGGCTCGAACGACCGGGGGCGGCCGATCTTGATCCGGTGACCGGTAGCATCGACTGGCCCTTATCGTTGCAGACGCAAGACTACGCGCAGTATCGGCAAGAGCTCGACACGTTGTTTTCCCAACGTGCACAAAACTCGGGGCACGTCGATCCGCAGATTTATGAAGCCATCTCGGCCACGGCCGACGGTTTGCTCCAGGCGCTGCTGGCGAACATTCGCAACATGCGCCCGCAGGATTACACCGACGCCAAGTCGTTCGTCGAGAATCTGCAGTACGAGGGCCGCTTCCCGGCGACCTAGTGACTCCCTGGCTTTAATAGCCGACTGCCGCGCCATCTTTGCGCGGTTCGGTTCCGCCGGCGAGCGTGCCGTGCCGCCAGTCGATCCGAATCGCCTGGTATCCGCCAAAGTCTCCCACGCTCTGCTCGACGCGGTGCCCTTTGGCGCGTAGGCCGGCGATCGCCTGTTCGCTGACGCCCGATTCGACAGTCACGAGGCCACCCTGCGGATCGGCCGGTTCGCTGGTGGGGGTGGCGCTGCCCAGGTGCCGCACCCGCGCCGCGTCTCCCGCTTCTTGCACGTTCATGCCGAACTCGACCATGTTCAGGAACACCTGCACGTGCCCCTGCGGCTGCATGTCGCCTCCCATGACGCCGAACACGAGCCAGGGTACGCCATCCTGAGTGGCCATCGCCGGAATGATGGTGTGAAAGGGGAGCTTGCGTGGCTCCAGCGTGTTCGCATGCTGGGGATCGAGCGAGAAGAGCGCGCCCCGATTCTGCAGCACGAAGCCCAGGTTGCCCGGCACCATTCCCGAGCCAAAGCCATAATAGTTGCTTTGGATGAACGAGCAGCAGTTGCGGTCGCGGTCGACCACGGTGAGATAGATCGTGTCGCCGTGGGCGAGCTTCGGATCCCCAGGTGGAACCTTTTGTGCCGCCCGCTGGCGGTCGATCAACTTGCGACGCGCGTCGGCGTAAGGTTTCGAGATCAACTCGGCAGTGGGCAACTTCGCGAAGGCCGGATCGGCGTAGAACCTGGCCCGGTCGGCATAGGCGAGCTTCTTGGCCTCGATCAGCAGGTGCAGATACTCCGCGCTGTTGTGCCCCATCGATTTCAGATCGTAGGGCTCGAGCAGGTTCAAGATCTGCAGTACGGCAATGCCTTGACCGTTGGGCGGGAGCTCCCAGACTTCGTGCCCGCGGTACGTCGTTGACACCGGCTCGATCCATTCCGAGCGATGTTCGGCGAAATCGTCCAATTCGAAGTAACCACCCTGCGTGTGGCTGAAGGCCACGATGGCCTCGGCCAGCGGGCCACGATAGAACGCATCGCGTCCCCCCGTGGCGAGCGCTCGGTAGCTGCGCGCGAGATCAGGGTTGCGAAAGATCTCCCCCTCGACCGGCGCGCGGCCGCCGGGAAGATATGTTCTTGCCGAGTCGGGGTGCTGCGACAACATTCGCGTCGAGGCCTGCCACCCCGCGGCGATGATCTCCGTCACCGCGAAGCCTTGCTCGGCAGACTCGATCGAAGGCGCGAGCAACTCGGCCAGGCTCTTGGTGCCGAAACGTTCGCGGAGATCCTCCCAGCCCGCGACGCAGCCGGGCACCGACCACGACAGCGGTCCCGCGTCGGGGATGTACTGCATTCCCTTGGCGGCAAAGATGTCGCGCGAGATTGTACCCGGGCTGCGCCCGCTGCCATTGAGACCATAGAGTCGCTTCGACCTGGCGTCCCAGTAGATGACGAAGACATCGCCACCGATGCCGCAACTCATGGGCTCCATCAGTCCGATGGCGGCGCTCGCGGCGATGGCGGCATCGGCCGCATTGCCACCTTGCTTGAGCACGTCGAGTCCGATCTGCGCCGCCAGTGGCTGGCTCGTGGCCACCATGCCGTTTGTCGCCGTCACGACCGAGCGGCTCTGATGGCGATTCTTGGCGGGCCGATCGTATCCGCGGGCAACGGGCGAGATCATCGACAAGACTCCCAGCAAAAGCACGAACGTCCCGGTGCGCAGTGCCAGCACTTGCACACGACGAGTAGCGGATCGATGGATGCGCATCATACGTTTTCCACGTTCAAGTCGGCGCCGGGTGCTGTCACATCGCTGCTGACGGCGGCGGAATACTCGCCCACTCTACCGGCGCTGCGGACTCGATGCCATCGTGGGCCGCTAGCGTGTTGGTGGAATCGTGCGGAGAGGTGTTGGCGCGCGAAACCGACCTGGACACACCCTCTCGAATCGGTAATCTACTGCCCCCCATCCTCCGCCCGGCTACCGGATCGTGGATGGAGACTTGTCTCGAGGCCGTTCGGGCCAACCAGGCGACCGCCCGGCGCCAGTCGTTCGTCCAAGCACGCTTTGTCGCGTGGGAATACTTGAGGAACTTTTTCATGAGCCGGCTTTGGACGCTGACAGCGAGCGTCGTATTACTGGCAGGCTGCCATTCCAACGCGCCGATGCAGAATCCCTTTTTTGGGCCGACGACGGTGCCACCCCCAGGCACGGGGACGACAGCCGCGCCGCCGGCGGCGCCGTACTACCAGGGTGCGCCGCCTCCGGTGTTGCCCAGCGTGCCGCCAGGGGGACAAATGCCCAGCGGCACGTTCGGCGCCCCACCCACGACGATGCCCCCGCTGGGGACGAGTTCCGCGCCTCCGGCCTCGACGCAGCGCATGAAAGTGGTGAGCGCGACGCCGCAACAGCAAATGGTCGGCGGAACCAGTCTGACGCGTGGACGCTGGTCGACGCCGGCCGTTGCTCCGCGGGCA
Protein-coding regions in this window:
- a CDS encoding O-antigen ligase family protein; the protein is MIEDDSGRDAFGRFTTIIETTDPLLLMLGIGIVVLLVVLGFMRKYEALFAALLVSAAMSGVQSETLDSALTVVRWIVIGILAANVVFVRQHPGIPIVMLIGFVVMGLVWSIFSESLSWAIQSGVLFLATTLVAVTSANLMADRVGMRRFFWLYLIPTLVWTGTALVFLPDFLAGRMQFGFGRFQGFAGSSAGFSTTGSLLLPCLLWQAMQSGRVYWRLLSIGMFVFVMALLLLSTQRTAIYGGVIACIPLLFSANIRALAVVLVVALGTWLLMTQLWGAMNKKQSEFIADRMTDTTTTGRYDLWMYSINELMRDPMIGRGFGSDRWLAQGAHLSHKQRPHNWYIVTWHNTGFGGLLWLLATIGVAVLGAFRLTISRADVEIKSMARLIMGQILGICATGMTESLGSPSNIQTLTFAFFLVAAGRLAIIDRQEQADAEFADEYEYDGAYGPSLAHPM
- a CDS encoding HEAT repeat domain-containing protein, with protein sequence MRAGAIWLVLVGCLAVTASAADSTDVLIKKLSTGTPAEQHDAAKALANAGPRAKGAVPALIKALGSEDAELRWRAARALGAIGPAAKEAAIPLAALLTKDQDPMVRAHAANALEHIGEKNPTIESALVHAVADPDATVRREAIEAMRLLKPDPKVLVPLMVELLEDSDPTIVTQALASITEQVDPDGPFLIEAFKNPKARYWACVIVTDLGPAAKSVVPQLIETLSAPEPEVRMQALAALGSIGPDARTAVPAIIQALDASEPAVRTSAAFALGRIGAESALPALKKHTTSTDQFLNLVAAWATTQIAPQDKAVNEHAAKLAIAALSSDDPRVKAGGAKLLGELANPPAAAIAPLAAALADADKTVVANAIGTLAQFGAAAVPVLTEALNDAQRRGPAVATLAAIGPEAKDAVVALVQIPTTDDPQMRREVALAIGAIGPGATGAVEALIGLLGDEQMAVRYGACHALGRIGSPAKAAVPALTGLLKSDDAMLPVAAAWALVHIEPGNAELAKQLVPVLSGSLEDLPELARAAVATTLGELGVHARPAVPALKQLLDDENPAVRGAAAEALKQIEAASAGN
- the ggt gene encoding gamma-glutamyltransferase, whose translation is MMRIHRSATRRVQVLALRTGTFVLLLGVLSMISPVARGYDRPAKNRHQSRSVVTATNGMVATSQPLAAQIGLDVLKQGGNAADAAIAASAAIGLMEPMSCGIGGDVFVIYWDARSKRLYGLNGSGRSPGTISRDIFAAKGMQYIPDAGPLSWSVPGCVAGWEDLRERFGTKSLAELLAPSIESAEQGFAVTEIIAAGWQASTRMLSQHPDSARTYLPGGRAPVEGEIFRNPDLARSYRALATGGRDAFYRGPLAEAIVAFSHTQGGYFELDDFAEHRSEWIEPVSTTYRGHEVWELPPNGQGIAVLQILNLLEPYDLKSMGHNSAEYLHLLIEAKKLAYADRARFYADPAFAKLPTAELISKPYADARRKLIDRQRAAQKVPPGDPKLAHGDTIYLTVVDRDRNCCSFIQSNYYGFGSGMVPGNLGFVLQNRGALFSLDPQHANTLEPRKLPFHTIIPAMATQDGVPWLVFGVMGGDMQPQGHVQVFLNMVEFGMNVQEAGDAARVRHLGSATPTSEPADPQGGLVTVESGVSEQAIAGLRAKGHRVEQSVGDFGGYQAIRIDWRHGTLAGGTEPRKDGAAVGY